Proteins encoded within one genomic window of Rhizobium bangladeshense:
- a CDS encoding response regulator, with product MATNVVRRCQRDDLMKQRVLIVEDEFLIALDLGATVEGIGMQVAGLANDREQALRLAPSADIAFVDVNLADGPTGPELGRRLAEEHGIAVVFMTGNPETVADGVKGAVGVVQKPVMPSVVEQLVKYLAARRVGMFAVVPAQMTVFT from the coding sequence ATGGCCACCAATGTCGTGCGGCGCTGCCAACGAGATGATCTCATGAAGCAGAGAGTGCTGATCGTCGAAGATGAGTTCCTCATCGCGCTTGATCTCGGCGCGACGGTGGAGGGCATCGGCATGCAGGTCGCCGGCCTTGCGAATGATCGCGAACAGGCGCTGCGGCTGGCGCCGTCCGCCGATATCGCCTTCGTCGACGTCAATCTCGCCGACGGCCCGACCGGGCCTGAGCTCGGCAGGCGGCTGGCAGAAGAGCATGGCATTGCCGTCGTCTTCATGACGGGCAATCCCGAGACCGTCGCCGACGGCGTCAAGGGCGCGGTCGGCGTGGTCCAGAAGCCGGTCATGCCTTCGGTTGTCGAACAGTTGGTCAAGTATCTTGCCGCCCGCCGCGTCGGCATGTTCGCCGTCGTGCCTGCGCAGATGACGGTCTTTACTTGA
- a CDS encoding TetR/AcrR family transcriptional regulator: MKDSMTPAVRTTGHSQRGQCAKRMSILDAAADVFCRQGFAAASIDEIAAVACVSRQTIYNHYREKETLFVAVVEDVMNRANAMLFSVLSTFPDSADDLEDDLTAFAVRLNKNCICNHDGKFLRKLVQTEGERYPHLFENWRQQGPSKLTTALSALLARLAHKQALAIDDFDIAARQFVALANADLQMMTLFGGTPSNEELEKAARNAVRTFLKAYGGPKAEKAGAQPQLAAISD; the protein is encoded by the coding sequence ATGAAAGACAGCATGACACCGGCAGTCCGGACGACTGGGCATTCGCAGCGTGGACAATGCGCCAAGCGTATGTCGATCCTCGACGCCGCCGCCGACGTCTTCTGCCGCCAGGGTTTTGCAGCCGCCAGCATCGACGAGATTGCCGCCGTCGCCTGTGTCTCCCGTCAGACGATCTACAACCATTATCGTGAAAAGGAGACGCTGTTTGTCGCGGTCGTCGAGGACGTGATGAATCGCGCCAACGCCATGCTCTTTTCCGTGCTGTCGACCTTTCCTGACAGCGCCGATGATCTGGAGGACGATTTGACGGCCTTTGCCGTGCGCCTCAACAAAAACTGCATCTGCAATCATGATGGAAAATTCCTGCGCAAGCTGGTGCAAACGGAGGGCGAGCGATATCCGCACCTCTTCGAAAACTGGCGTCAGCAGGGGCCGAGCAAGCTGACCACTGCGCTTTCCGCGCTTCTCGCGCGCCTTGCCCACAAACAAGCTCTTGCCATCGATGATTTCGACATCGCCGCCCGGCAGTTCGTGGCGCTCGCCAATGCCGACCTGCAGATGATGACGCTGTTTGGCGGCACACCCTCCAATGAAGAGCTGGAAAAGGCGGCGCGCAACGCCGTGCGTACTTTTCTCAAAGCCTATGGCGGCCCGAAGGCCGAAAAGGCCGGCGCACAGCCGCAGCTCGCGGCCATATCCGACTGA
- a CDS encoding multidrug effflux MFS transporter — MTASFFRIALILGLLSAIGPFAIDMYLPALPSIGQDLHADNNVTQLTLLAFFISFALAQLVYGPLSDMWGRKLPLYFGIGLFALASIGCALATDIETLIAFRFVQGIGGAAGMVIPRAIVRDMHTGVQAARLMSLLMLVFSISPILAPLTGSAVIEFYGWRGVFWAVTIAAAIGLGLLATQLDETRPASERGGSGLRSAMKAYRLLLADRNFLTLTFIGGLGISSFLVYLANSPFVLIQHYGLTPTEYSFAFSINAVSFFAVSQATGWLGERFGLVRVMRIAVSAFALAMIVMAVVMAAGFNQLPVMATFLFIGYGFLGLVIPTSAVLALEDHGAIAGTASSLMGTLHFVIAAVAMVISSLFFDGTAVPMAAGIALCAFSAFVLTQATIGRRAAVAAAE; from the coding sequence ATGACGGCTTCCTTCTTTCGCATTGCCCTCATCCTCGGCCTGTTGTCGGCCATCGGCCCCTTTGCCATCGACATGTATCTGCCTGCGCTGCCCTCTATCGGCCAGGACCTGCATGCGGATAACAACGTTACCCAGCTGACCCTGCTCGCCTTCTTCATCTCCTTTGCGCTCGCCCAACTCGTCTACGGGCCGCTGTCGGACATGTGGGGCCGCAAGCTGCCGCTCTATTTCGGCATCGGCCTTTTCGCGCTCGCCTCGATCGGCTGCGCGCTCGCGACCGATATCGAAACGCTGATCGCCTTCCGTTTCGTCCAGGGTATCGGCGGCGCTGCCGGCATGGTCATTCCGCGCGCCATCGTCCGGGACATGCACACCGGCGTCCAAGCCGCACGGCTGATGTCGCTGCTGATGCTGGTCTTCTCGATCTCGCCGATCCTGGCACCCCTGACGGGCAGCGCCGTCATCGAGTTTTACGGCTGGCGCGGTGTGTTCTGGGCTGTGACAATTGCTGCCGCAATTGGCCTGGGGTTGCTCGCCACACAGCTCGATGAAACACGGCCTGCTAGTGAGCGCGGCGGCAGTGGCCTCCGCAGCGCCATGAAGGCCTATCGTCTGTTGCTCGCAGACCGTAATTTCCTGACGCTGACCTTCATCGGCGGTCTCGGCATTTCGAGCTTCCTTGTCTATCTCGCCAACTCGCCCTTCGTGCTCATCCAGCATTACGGGCTGACGCCGACCGAATATAGCTTCGCCTTCTCGATCAATGCCGTGTCCTTCTTCGCGGTATCGCAGGCGACGGGCTGGCTCGGGGAGCGTTTCGGCCTGGTGCGCGTCATGCGGATTGCCGTCAGCGCATTCGCGCTGGCCATGATCGTCATGGCGGTGGTGATGGCTGCAGGCTTCAATCAGCTGCCGGTCATGGCGACTTTCCTCTTCATCGGTTACGGTTTCCTCGGGCTCGTCATTCCGACGAGCGCGGTGCTTGCCCTTGAGGATCACGGCGCAATCGCCGGCACCGCCTCGTCGCTGATGGGTACGCTGCATTTCGTGATCGCCGCCGTCGCCATGGTCATATCGAGCCTGTTCTTTGACGGCACGGCCGTTCCGATGGCCGCCGGCATCGCACTTTGCGCCTTCTCGGCTTTCGTGCTGACCCAGGCAACGATCGGCCGCCGCGCCGCCGTCGCCGCGGCCGAATGA
- a CDS encoding MFS transporter has protein sequence MVDEKRLITKITWKLMPFLGILYLIAYIDRQNVSFAKLQMVDALGLSEYAYGLGASLFFIGYFLFEVPSNLFLDRLGARVWFARILVSWGLVTVALAFTQNATMFYILRFLLGVCEAGFFPGVLYLLTLWFPSAYRGRMVGLFMIFSAIANAVGAPLGGVLLDLDGLYGFAGWEWVFLATGVPAVIAGIVTFYYLPGRPESTGFLSREEKDWLQRRLTAENAGMGENAENGFKALVDPRVLLMALCYIAFPLSAYGLSYWLPTIVQAFGVSNTVNGLLNVIPWLLVAVSLYAVPAMADKAQSKTPYIVIPAFIGAACLLLSALIPNHTVQFVFLCVAAAGIFAPQPVFWSLPSRFLKGAGAAAGLAAINSVGNLGGFIAQNVVPWIKDESGSTIAPMFFLAACLAAGAVLVFVVAHQLSSREHQAASGRA, from the coding sequence ATGGTCGATGAGAAGCGGTTGATCACGAAAATCACCTGGAAGCTGATGCCGTTTCTCGGCATTCTCTATCTGATCGCCTATATCGACCGGCAGAACGTCAGCTTCGCCAAGCTGCAGATGGTTGATGCTCTCGGGTTGAGCGAATATGCCTATGGTCTTGGCGCTTCGCTCTTCTTCATCGGTTATTTTCTCTTCGAAGTGCCGAGCAATCTCTTCCTCGACAGGCTCGGCGCGCGTGTCTGGTTCGCACGCATCCTGGTCTCCTGGGGGCTTGTCACCGTGGCGCTCGCCTTCACGCAGAACGCGACGATGTTCTATATCCTGCGTTTCCTGCTCGGCGTCTGCGAAGCCGGCTTCTTCCCTGGCGTGCTCTACCTGCTGACGCTCTGGTTCCCTTCGGCCTATCGCGGTCGGATGGTCGGGCTGTTCATGATTTTCAGCGCGATCGCCAATGCCGTCGGTGCACCGCTTGGCGGCGTGCTGCTTGATCTCGACGGCCTCTACGGCTTTGCCGGCTGGGAATGGGTATTCCTGGCGACCGGTGTGCCGGCCGTCATCGCCGGGATCGTCACCTTTTACTATCTTCCCGGCCGGCCGGAGAGCACAGGTTTCCTCAGCCGTGAGGAGAAGGACTGGCTCCAACGCCGGCTCACTGCGGAAAACGCCGGCATGGGCGAGAATGCCGAGAATGGTTTCAAGGCGCTCGTCGATCCGCGCGTCCTGCTGATGGCGCTCTGCTATATCGCCTTTCCGCTGTCGGCCTATGGGCTCAGCTATTGGCTGCCGACCATCGTCCAGGCCTTCGGCGTAAGCAACACCGTGAACGGTCTCCTCAACGTCATTCCCTGGCTGCTTGTCGCCGTCTCGCTCTATGCAGTGCCCGCCATGGCCGACAAGGCGCAATCGAAGACGCCCTATATCGTCATTCCGGCCTTCATTGGCGCGGCTTGCCTGCTGCTGTCAGCTCTGATCCCGAACCATACGGTGCAATTCGTCTTCCTCTGCGTCGCTGCCGCCGGCATCTTCGCCCCCCAGCCGGTGTTCTGGAGCCTGCCTTCGCGTTTCCTGAAAGGCGCGGGTGCGGCGGCCGGCCTTGCCGCAATCAACTCGGTCGGCAACCTCGGCGGCTTCATCGCCCAAAACGTCGTGCCTTGGATCAAGGATGAGAGCGGAAGCACCATCGCACCGATGTTCTTCCTGGCCGCCTGCCTTGCTGCCGGCGCCGTGCTGGTCTTCGTCGTCGCGCATCAGCTGTCGAGCCGGGAGCATCAGGCGGCCTCAGGCCGCGCCTGA
- a CDS encoding LacI family DNA-binding transcriptional regulator translates to MKGIRQLAEHLDISIGTVSRALNGKPDVNEDTRRRVLAAAEELGYVANQSGRSLRQGMTNVIGLMLEVSRETVENSDDFFLGVTDGLQSVFSRHKLDLVMLPCPDDEDPHEYLKRMVARRLVDAMIISATRRTDRRIELLEKARIPFVALGRSASGGSYTWMDLDFEGVAARGVDRLVAKGHRRIAVAAPSSDINLGYIFIDSYRQALKRHDIPFDPALVIRVKSSEQGGYQAGHELLMIEERPTAIILIHELMAIGLYRRLAEAGIVPGRDLAVVGFREEPRTHFLQPSLTSFRMSLRDLGAQLGETLLATMPAYADHYPQGARNRIWPMELVPGESDAFTLTG, encoded by the coding sequence ATGAAGGGAATTCGTCAGCTCGCCGAGCATCTCGACATTTCGATCGGGACCGTGTCCCGAGCGCTGAACGGGAAGCCGGATGTCAATGAAGACACGCGCCGGCGCGTGCTCGCCGCCGCCGAAGAGCTCGGTTATGTCGCCAACCAGTCGGGTCGCAGTCTCCGCCAGGGGATGACCAACGTCATCGGCCTGATGCTGGAGGTCAGCCGCGAGACGGTCGAAAACAGCGACGACTTCTTCCTCGGCGTCACCGACGGGCTGCAGAGCGTCTTTTCCCGCCACAAGCTCGATCTGGTCATGCTGCCCTGCCCCGATGACGAGGACCCGCATGAATATCTGAAGCGCATGGTGGCGCGGCGGCTGGTCGATGCGATGATCATCTCGGCGACGCGGCGCACCGATCGGCGCATCGAGCTTCTGGAAAAGGCCCGCATCCCCTTCGTGGCGCTCGGCCGCAGTGCGTCAGGCGGCAGCTATACCTGGATGGACCTCGATTTCGAGGGCGTGGCGGCGCGCGGCGTCGACCGGCTTGTGGCTAAGGGTCACCGGCGGATTGCGGTGGCGGCCCCCTCCTCCGACATCAATCTCGGCTACATCTTCATCGACAGCTACCGCCAGGCGCTGAAACGCCACGATATTCCCTTCGACCCGGCCCTCGTCATCCGCGTCAAGTCGAGCGAACAGGGGGGTTATCAGGCCGGTCACGAGCTGCTGATGATCGAAGAACGCCCGACCGCGATCATCCTCATCCACGAGCTGATGGCGATCGGGCTGTACCGGCGGCTTGCCGAAGCTGGCATCGTGCCGGGGCGCGATCTCGCCGTCGTCGGCTTCCGTGAGGAGCCGCGCACGCATTTCCTGCAGCCGTCGCTGACTTCCTTTCGCATGTCACTGCGCGATCTCGGCGCCCAGCTGGGGGAAACCTTGCTCGCCACCATGCCGGCCTATGCCGATCATTATCCGCAGGGCGCCCGCAACAGGATCTGGCCGATGGAGCTCGTTCCAGGCGAAAGCGACGCCTTCACGCTGACCGGCTGA
- a CDS encoding LacI family DNA-binding transcriptional regulator, whose amino-acid sequence MNDGPANGGKTPKKERMRFVSAEQVAQLAGVSRSAVSRSFTPGASVAPATREKVLRAADELGYHVNDLARGVLANQSRLVGIVATRPEVGFRAHLAAALAKALIRRGSIPILINTGQTEDELLAAQKMLIGHRAEAIIILSGSPPASFLELAQRNGQPLVVIGRSEPDVDHVRAGNSEASRRAATAFYESGRRRLAVIGSNSGTPAIVERETAFLSAAESLGASVVVVRGDDSDYESGVVAGRALLSEKIKTDAVFCANDLIAFGLMDVARQEARLRIAEDVAVIGFDDVPESSWLSYQLTTFRQDPLTMAQRAVALMERRLENPNAPPAYERVIPELVIRQSFRP is encoded by the coding sequence ATGAATGATGGTCCGGCGAACGGCGGCAAGACGCCAAAAAAAGAACGCATGCGTTTCGTCAGCGCCGAGCAGGTGGCACAGCTGGCGGGCGTTTCGCGTTCGGCCGTCTCGCGCAGCTTTACGCCAGGCGCGAGCGTTGCGCCTGCAACCCGCGAAAAAGTGCTGCGGGCCGCAGACGAACTCGGCTACCACGTCAACGACCTGGCGCGGGGCGTGCTTGCCAATCAGAGTCGCCTGGTCGGCATCGTCGCCACGCGGCCGGAGGTGGGTTTCCGCGCACATCTGGCCGCCGCCCTTGCCAAAGCCCTGATCCGGCGCGGCAGCATTCCGATCCTCATCAACACCGGCCAGACGGAAGACGAACTGCTCGCCGCCCAGAAGATGCTGATCGGCCATCGCGCCGAGGCGATCATCATCCTGTCCGGCTCGCCGCCGGCGAGTTTCCTCGAGCTCGCGCAGCGGAACGGCCAGCCGCTCGTCGTCATCGGCCGTTCGGAGCCAGACGTCGACCATGTGCGCGCCGGCAACTCCGAAGCCTCGCGCAGGGCGGCGACAGCCTTTTACGAAAGCGGCCGGCGTCGGCTGGCGGTCATCGGCTCCAACTCGGGGACGCCTGCGATCGTCGAGCGCGAAACCGCCTTCCTTTCCGCGGCCGAGTCGCTCGGCGCATCCGTTGTCGTCGTACGCGGCGACGATTCCGATTATGAGAGCGGCGTCGTTGCCGGCCGCGCGCTCTTATCAGAAAAAATAAAGACCGACGCTGTCTTCTGCGCCAACGACCTGATCGCCTTCGGACTGATGGATGTCGCGCGCCAGGAAGCACGGCTGCGCATTGCGGAAGATGTCGCCGTCATCGGTTTCGATGATGTGCCGGAATCCTCCTGGCTGAGCTATCAGCTGACCACCTTCCGCCAGGATCCTTTGACCATGGCGCAACGCGCCGTCGCGCTAATGGAGCGGCGGCTTGAAAATCCGAACGCGCCGCCGGCTTACGAACGCGTCATTCCGGAACTCGTCATCCGCCAGAGCTTCAGGCCATAA
- a CDS encoding PAS domain-containing sensor histidine kinase, protein MSNIEEFPVPARKMSEYDALVAAAPSVLDAIPGAVYLCDHDGWLVRYNKEAANLWGRTPPLEDRRERFCGSHALFLQDGTPLDHEVCPMATAVFTGREVRNAEVVIERPDGSRLVALVNVRALKDDEGRIQGAINCFQDISAHKAMEQEVHRKNTDLEDFFENSAIGLHIVGGDGIIQRANKAELALLGYTAEEYVGRHIAEFHADAPVIGDILHKLSCGEKLDRYPARLCAKDGSIKHVLITSNSRFEDGEFLNTRCFTTDVTDLHESESARKDSEERLAATYEAATIGIAEADSAGRLLRVNDALCQMLGRSRDELLSMSFFDYTYGDDREEDATLYARQIVGELDNYVLRKRATKPDGSIVYLDIHSSSVRDKVGGFRYGVRIIQDVTAAKQMEDQIRASEQHMRDLLEALPAAIYTTDQAGRITFYNKAAIQMSGRTPQAGDMWCVTWRLFNPDGTPLPHDQCPMAIALREDRPVRGVEAIAERPDGSRVPFIPYPTPLHDGDGHLVGAINMLVDITERKRAEIRQKTLIDELNHRVKNMLATVQSLSGQTARYADDLDDFLRRFEDRLLALSRAHDLLTKRHWEDAPLDSLAREVLMPPAGEAAGRIKVHGPPAALNSRTALSLTMALNELATNAIKYGALSSEAGWLSLTWRLRGEAGAQPRIILEWHEHDGPPVRPPTRRGFGTRLMERCIERDLGGEFDLAFEQAGVACRISIPVGLVDA, encoded by the coding sequence ATGTCGAATATCGAGGAATTCCCCGTCCCCGCCCGCAAGATGAGCGAATACGACGCGCTTGTTGCTGCGGCGCCGAGCGTGCTGGACGCAATCCCTGGTGCCGTCTATCTCTGCGATCACGACGGTTGGCTTGTCCGCTATAACAAAGAAGCCGCCAATCTCTGGGGAAGAACGCCTCCGCTCGAAGACAGGCGCGAACGCTTCTGCGGTTCACATGCTCTTTTCCTGCAGGACGGAACTCCCCTGGATCACGAAGTCTGCCCGATGGCGACGGCTGTTTTCACCGGCAGGGAAGTCCGCAACGCTGAGGTCGTCATCGAAAGGCCGGATGGCTCGCGTCTTGTTGCGCTGGTGAACGTGCGTGCGCTGAAAGACGACGAGGGCCGTATTCAAGGTGCGATAAACTGCTTCCAGGACATCTCAGCGCACAAAGCCATGGAGCAGGAGGTGCACCGCAAAAACACAGATCTTGAGGATTTCTTCGAGAACAGCGCAATAGGTCTTCACATCGTTGGTGGGGATGGCATCATCCAGCGCGCCAACAAGGCAGAGCTTGCTCTTCTCGGTTACACCGCCGAAGAGTATGTCGGACGGCATATCGCCGAATTTCACGCGGATGCGCCGGTGATCGGGGATATCCTCCACAAATTGTCATGCGGCGAGAAGCTCGACCGTTATCCTGCTCGTTTGTGCGCCAAAGACGGTTCGATCAAACATGTGCTGATCACGTCCAACAGCCGGTTCGAGGATGGAGAGTTCCTCAATACGCGTTGTTTCACGACCGATGTGACCGATCTCCACGAATCCGAGAGCGCCCGCAAGGACAGTGAGGAACGTCTTGCCGCGACCTACGAGGCTGCGACTATCGGAATTGCGGAAGCGGACTCCGCAGGGCGCCTGCTTCGCGTCAACGACGCTCTGTGCCAGATGCTGGGGCGTTCTCGGGACGAGCTTCTCAGCATGAGCTTCTTCGACTACACCTATGGTGACGACCGAGAGGAGGACGCCACACTCTATGCGCGTCAGATCGTCGGAGAACTCGATAATTATGTGCTGCGCAAACGCGCAACAAAGCCGGATGGAAGCATCGTCTACCTCGATATCCATAGCTCGTCCGTGCGGGATAAGGTCGGCGGCTTCCGTTACGGCGTGCGCATAATCCAGGACGTCACTGCCGCAAAGCAGATGGAAGATCAGATACGCGCAAGCGAGCAACACATGCGCGATTTGCTCGAAGCACTACCGGCCGCAATCTATACGACGGATCAGGCGGGACGGATTACTTTCTATAACAAGGCGGCGATACAGATGTCAGGGCGAACGCCACAGGCCGGCGACATGTGGTGTGTCACCTGGCGTCTCTTCAATCCCGATGGCACGCCACTGCCGCACGACCAGTGTCCGATGGCCATAGCGTTGAGGGAAGATCGTCCGGTTCGCGGAGTGGAGGCCATTGCGGAGCGGCCGGACGGCAGCCGTGTTCCCTTCATACCCTATCCCACGCCGCTTCATGACGGCGATGGACATCTCGTCGGAGCGATAAACATGCTCGTCGACATCACCGAGCGCAAAAGGGCCGAAATCAGGCAGAAGACTCTCATTGACGAGCTCAATCATCGCGTCAAAAATATGCTGGCGACCGTGCAATCATTGTCCGGACAGACCGCAAGATACGCCGACGATCTCGATGATTTCCTGCGGCGCTTCGAAGACCGACTGTTGGCTCTTTCCCGCGCCCACGATCTTCTGACCAAGCGGCACTGGGAGGACGCTCCCCTGGATTCGCTCGCCCGGGAGGTGCTGATGCCGCCCGCCGGCGAAGCAGCCGGGCGCATCAAGGTCCATGGGCCTCCTGCTGCTCTAAATTCGCGGACAGCACTCAGCCTGACAATGGCTCTCAATGAGCTCGCCACGAATGCAATTAAATACGGAGCACTATCCTCGGAGGCGGGCTGGCTTTCCCTGACTTGGCGTCTGCGAGGTGAGGCCGGAGCTCAGCCACGGATTATCCTCGAATGGCATGAGCATGACGGGCCTCCGGTCCGGCCACCGACCCGGCGCGGTTTCGGCACCCGGCTGATGGAACGCTGCATCGAGCGCGACCTGGGAGGTGAGTTTGACCTCGCCTTTGAGCAGGCCGGCGTAGCCTGTCGCATCTCGATTCCAGTCGGACTGGTGGACGCATGA
- a CDS encoding response regulator, with protein MRNISGLKVLVVEDEGLVALMIEDMLEDLGFEVVASVSRLADARIVATKAEVDLAVLDVNLAGEPSFSIAEILRKRQIPFIFSTGYGLSGLPAEFAHQPLVGKPFSKNELQQTIAVALNF; from the coding sequence ATGAGAAACATTTCCGGCCTGAAGGTCCTCGTTGTCGAGGACGAGGGCCTGGTGGCCCTGATGATCGAGGACATGCTCGAGGATCTCGGTTTCGAGGTCGTCGCTTCCGTATCGCGGCTTGCGGACGCGCGAATCGTCGCGACCAAAGCGGAAGTCGATCTGGCGGTGCTGGACGTCAACCTCGCTGGCGAGCCCAGCTTTTCGATCGCGGAAATCCTCCGCAAACGTCAAATTCCATTCATATTCAGCACCGGATATGGCCTGAGTGGATTGCCAGCTGAATTTGCTCACCAGCCGTTGGTCGGCAAGCCCTTTTCGAAGAACGAGCTACAGCAGACGATCGCAGTCGCATTGAATTTCTGA
- a CDS encoding ABC transporter ATP-binding protein yields the protein MAEELETERPDVREDGRRPPRAVVGSHRVEEEMFGKAFDGSIIKRIWAFVRPYRTQVVWAVVAVLTFTMMQLLIPLIIRYAIDHGMSPGGNHSALIWAIVAFTIAILINYAASYAQETLVGNVAEEVLFDIRKAMFSHLQRVSLSFMDKTEVGRLMSRLQGDVNSMQEFLETSVLSVGDIVLLFGIIFVMLYLDFKLGLLTLSVLPVLFIVRLFWLPLARKSFMAAHETNSVANGALAEAIHGVRAVQSMDRQGVNFMLYDDKAHANLKTHLTAARYAQVMVPIVDSLTGVAMALVIVVGGARVLNQALDVGVLVAFLFYIQRFFDPIRSLTLQYSVMQRAMASGQRLTEVLDVPVDIKDAPDAKTLSRDMDGSVEFKDVVFGYNPKHPVLKHVSFRVNPGETVALVGPTGSGKSSCMSLIHRFYDVQQGQVLVGGHDVRKLTQDSLGAQIAMVLQEPFLFTGTVFENIRYHKVNATREQVIEAAKAVGAHEFVMRLPDGYDSVLGERGGNLSLGQRQLLSFARALVADAKILVLDEATANIDSYTEMLIQKALVKLLENRTGLVIAHRLATIREADRIIVLQNGEIIESGDHRQLMKNGKLYSKLYNLNYASFDDIPEDVLDETTAAESAT from the coding sequence ATGGCCGAGGAATTGGAAACCGAGCGTCCCGACGTTCGCGAGGATGGACGCCGCCCGCCGCGGGCGGTGGTCGGTTCTCACCGCGTCGAGGAGGAAATGTTCGGCAAGGCTTTCGACGGCAGCATCATTAAGCGCATCTGGGCTTTCGTTCGCCCCTACCGCACCCAGGTTGTCTGGGCCGTTGTCGCGGTGCTGACCTTCACGATGATGCAATTGCTGATCCCGCTGATCATCCGTTACGCGATCGACCACGGCATGTCGCCAGGGGGCAATCATTCGGCGCTGATCTGGGCGATCGTCGCCTTTACCATCGCCATCCTTATCAACTATGCGGCCAGCTACGCTCAGGAAACGCTGGTCGGCAATGTCGCGGAAGAGGTGCTCTTCGACATCCGCAAGGCGATGTTCTCGCATCTCCAGCGCGTCTCGCTCTCCTTCATGGACAAGACCGAGGTAGGGCGGCTGATGTCGCGTCTGCAGGGCGACGTCAACTCGATGCAGGAATTCCTCGAAACTTCGGTGCTGTCAGTCGGCGACATCGTGCTGCTCTTCGGCATCATCTTCGTGATGCTGTATCTCGATTTCAAGCTGGGGTTGCTCACCCTCTCGGTGCTGCCGGTGCTCTTCATCGTCCGGCTGTTCTGGCTGCCGCTCGCCCGCAAGTCGTTCATGGCCGCGCACGAGACCAATTCGGTTGCGAACGGCGCGCTCGCCGAAGCGATCCACGGGGTCCGCGCCGTACAAAGCATGGACCGGCAGGGCGTCAACTTCATGCTCTACGACGACAAGGCGCATGCCAATCTCAAGACGCATCTGACGGCGGCGCGTTATGCCCAGGTGATGGTGCCGATCGTCGACAGCCTGACCGGCGTTGCGATGGCGCTCGTCATCGTCGTCGGCGGCGCCCGCGTTCTCAACCAGGCGCTCGACGTCGGCGTGCTCGTCGCCTTCCTCTTCTACATACAGCGTTTCTTCGACCCGATCCGGTCGCTGACTTTGCAATATTCGGTGATGCAGCGTGCCATGGCGTCGGGCCAGCGGCTGACCGAAGTGCTCGACGTGCCTGTTGACATCAAAGACGCGCCTGACGCCAAGACCCTGTCCCGCGACATGGACGGCTCGGTGGAATTCAAGGATGTCGTCTTCGGCTACAATCCGAAGCATCCGGTGCTGAAACATGTGAGCTTCAGGGTCAATCCGGGCGAAACGGTGGCGCTTGTCGGGCCGACGGGGTCGGGCAAATCGAGCTGCATGTCGCTCATCCATCGCTTCTACGACGTGCAGCAGGGCCAGGTACTGGTCGGCGGCCATGACGTCAGGAAACTGACGCAGGATTCGCTCGGAGCGCAGATAGCCATGGTGCTGCAGGAGCCCTTCCTCTTTACCGGCACCGTCTTTGAAAACATCCGCTACCACAAGGTCAATGCGACCCGCGAGCAGGTGATCGAGGCGGCCAAAGCCGTCGGCGCGCATGAGTTTGTCATGCGCCTCCCCGATGGTTACGACAGCGTTCTCGGTGAGCGCGGCGGCAATCTCTCGCTCGGGCAGCGCCAGCTTCTGAGTTTTGCCCGCGCTTTGGTGGCGGATGCGAAGATCCTCGTTCTCGACGAGGCGACGGCCAATATCGACAGCTATACCGAAATGCTGATCCAGAAGGCTCTGGTGAAGCTGCTCGAAAACCGCACCGGTCTCGTCATCGCCCATCGCCTGGCGACGATCCGCGAAGCCGACCGCATCATCGTGCTGCAGAACGGCGAGATCATCGAAAGCGGCGATCACCGCCAGCTGATGAAGAACGGCAAGCTCTATTCCAAGCTCTATAATCTCAACTACGCCTCATTCGACGATATTCCCGAAGATGTGCTGGATGAGACGACGGCTGCGGAATCGGCGACCTGA